GTTTTATCGTAACCGTTCAGGGGGTGCGCCTGCGGCGCACCGCCCCAAGAGGAGTTGCAAAGGTTTTGCGAGAAATAAGGTGGGCTTGAAAAATAGGAGCCATATTCTGGTAATGTAGGAGTCATGGAAAAAAAGCCCGCCAGTATAATAGAGCAGATACCTCCTGATGATTGGGACAAAACTCCAGCCAGCGTCAAAAAAATGGTGGAGTTAATGGCGCAACGCATTGAAATATTAGAAAAGCAGGCAATTGAATTAGTCGAAGCCCAGCAGCAATTAGTAGAAAAAGTCAATAAAACATCAAAAAACTCCTCATCACCACCCTCTTCTGACCCGCCTGGATTTAGCCACAAATCAAAGAAAAAAACTGGAAAAAAAAGGGGCGGTCAGCCTGGTCATGAGGGTCAAAGCCGGGACTTATACCCAATTGAAAAATGTACAACAGTCATAGAGCATCATCCCGTCAGATGCTCTAGTTGTGGAGTGAAGGTAAATCTGCTCCTTCTTTACTTCCAGAAATTGAATGAAGAGTGTAAATGAATCAATAATTTTTAATTTAGTTTTATATAGTTAGTTGATTACTAGCAATAACTTCTGCTGAGAATTTGGCTCATTAGTCAACAGAATTCCTGCGTTCATTATTGTTGGCTCACGCCGATATCTCAAACATATTGATGCTCAAACTCCTCTTGGGGTGGTGCGCCGCAGGCGCACCCCCTGAACGGTTACGTTTTATCTATTATCCTCATCCTGAAACTAAACCAGAGCATTTTCAAACCCCTGATACCCTGGAGATTATTACGTCCTTTATCAGTAATTTGAATGAAATATGGAGATGAAGTGATTATTGCTGTAGATAGCGAACAAATTGATATTGATAGCGCTCGCACTTGATTGACCCTACTGAGTTGGATCTCTCAAACAGATGCAGCAACAGCAAGATCGATGAAACATCCCGTTTTAGGATTTAAGATTAGCCTTTCTCCTTCTAGTAACTGAATTAATAAATTTTCATCCACAACTGACATTCCGATTGCTTGCTCTGGTAAGTCTTCACTTAATCTGACCGTTCCGCCAGGATTAAAAAGCAGCACTTGCCATTCAGTAAGTACGACAGTTACTTTTGGCAAAGTTAGGATTTGAAGAATGTAATTAGGAAATGGCATTGCTACAATAATTCTACCATTTTGCAAATTAATAGCTGCTAACTGTTGATCTACTCCTATCCAAACTGTTTGTTCATCAGGTGTTTTTTTGACGAGCGGCATGATGAGATCGCTTCTCCAATCCAACTGATGCCATAACTTCCTAAATGTTCGCCCAGTTCGATAAGTGTTTTCATAACAGTCCAGTCCACTAATGTCTAGATAGTGGCTAGACAATGTAGGAGTATCTCACCGGAGCTCAACCAAACGGCTGCCCCAAGAAACTACTAACAAGCGTCGTCAACAAAATCATCGCGTCGCTATTTTGCCTACAACGGAGGCGATGGTAGAGGCGTTCGAGCGATTCTTGGCTTTGGATGTCGCAAATGGGGATGCGGCAGAGGATACGGTTTACACTTACCAGCGGCGGTTAATTCAATATATTGATTGGTGCGACGAACAAAGTATCAATCCGGCTTTGGCAACCCAAGAAGATGTCAAGCTTTTTCGTCGCTATTTGGTGCAGTCCAAGCATCAAAAATCAGCTACCGTTGCCCTTACTTTGTCGGTAGTGCGTCGGTTTTACGAGGCAGCACTATCTAAGGGGTTGGTAAAGGAAAATCCCGCCGCTCAAATTAAACCGCCGAAGGAAAAGCTAGACCCGGCAGAACGGGTGACTTACTTGCAGGAAGAGGAACTCAAGCAGCTTTTGGCGGTGATTCCTCACGATGGCAGTAGAAAGAGTTTGCGCGATCGGGCTCTTTTGGGCATCATGGCACTGCAAGGGCCGCGCACGGTGGAGTTACATCGGGCGAATTTCGGGGATTTGGTGCGCTCTGGGTCTAATTGGGGATTGCGGGTAGAGGGGAAGGGTAGCATTAGAACGATTCCGCTGCGTCCGGATTTGAGTAAGGTCTTGTGGCAGTATTTGCAAGCAAGGGAGAGCGCAGGAGAGAAACTGATAAAGGACAGTCCTTTGTTCGTGACGGCGAGCCATCGGTTTGAGGGACAACGGTTATCGCGGCGCGGGATTCGGTGGATCGTGGATGAGTATTTGGTGGCGGCGAAACTGAAAACAACCGAGAACGCAACTGAAGGACGGCGGCTATCAGCGCATAGTCTCAGGCATACGGCAGGGACGTTGGGATTGCGAAAGGGGGCAGATTTGAGGCAGGTGCAGGATTTGTTGGGTCATAAAGACCCGAAGACAACTGCTTTGTACGCTCACGTCAACGACCGTCATGCGTTCAATCCGGCTTTGGGGATTGATGTTGAGGTGTGATGCCGAATGGCACAGTTGTCGCCACTGCAATGATGCGCTTTCGAGTGCAGGTCGCCCAAGCATAAAGGTATCGGCACAATACGATCGCGGCAAGAGAACATCACACTTCATTATCAAACGCGATCGCGTTTGATTCAGCGCTAGAACTAGAGGATTGAATTTCAGCCGGGGGAAATGTCAAAACCTAACTGCTCGAGCTGGTTAATAACTTCAACGGGTGCTGCCAGCCACACGGCTTCCTGCTCTTGTGAGGTCAGGTTTGCCATGCACTCCAAAAAGCTTGCCAGTTCTTCAGGTGTGCCAACGGAGGCCATTGCTTTTAGGTAGGGCATCAAGTTTTCATTTAAGCTCGAATCCTTGGAACCATTTTTTGGTTCCAAATCAAATCCAGGTGTGGTGGGGATTTCGGCTGGAACCATTTCACTTGAAAAATTACCTTCATTTTTTTGGGAGTCGGAAGAAGGTATTTGAGATGCCACACCAGGGGCTGAATTAATTGCTCCTGCTGTTTTGGGATGGTTGTTTTCTAAATCGGATGGTTCCGTGGAAGTTTGAGAAGCTGAACTGTTTATCTGGTAAGCTTCCATGCTGGAACCAGAATTTGGTTCCAATTGGTTTTGAGTGGTTCCATTGGTTCCATCGGTTCGATCGATTGGCTCACCTTCTGGTGGAGCGGGTTCTTGAGGGTCGTCTAGCTGGATGTACTCGGCTGCTAGAATGGCGGGAATTTCCCAGCAACGCCGCTTTTTCTTGGGTGGCGGGGCAGGTAAGGGAGGTTTATTTTGTGGGTTGGATTGGGAAGGCGATCGCCCGAACAGCAATGCTCGTGCGTAGGTTTGGGATAAGTCTTTGCTTTCGTCAAGCCATTGGGTAGAGCGCGTCTTACCTCCAGCTTGTTCGATTAGGGTTTTGATTACTTTTTTGCTGTAGGGCAGGTCGAAGTTTTCTTTGAGTAAATCGAATACTCCCACTTCAATGGCAATGGTACGGCAGCAACCGAATTGGTCGTCGCAGCGGCGCAGGTTCCAACCACCCAGTAAGTTCTCGGCTTGGGCGGTCATCATCACGCCTAAAAAGTGGGTTAGGGCATCTTGGGAGGATTCTTCGTCATTGGCGTTCGGGCACAAAACATTAATCAGATACTGCTTCACTTCGTCCGGGTTTATCCCGGCTAGAGCGGCCAATTTCATCGTGTAGACACCAATCAGCGCTAATGAGGGAGCTACGCGATCGTGGGCGAGGGGTAGGTGTTGAATCAGTTCGGCAGTTAATTCGTTAACTTCTTGCTGGGGATAACCCAACTTGATGATGCTGGTAAAGGCACCGCTGGCTTGTCTTTGCGCTTTCTTTAGCTGGTTCCAGGCGTGCGGTACGGCATCTTTGGCTACGGGTATCCACAGTCGGATCAGGCGGCTGAGGGTGGCGGGGAGCTTTTCACCGCAGGCTTTATTAGAATTGACGATCAGGGCGCAGTGGGGTTGTTGTACGTTCCAGCGTCGCTTGCGGGCTGTGGCGTTATACCAGTTGCGTATCCACTGTTCTAGTTCATCATAAATTTTGTCGGGTGGGTCGTCTAAGCAAATCGGTAGAGAACCGCAGAGTTTACCCTGTTCCCAAAGTGCTGAAGGGCTGATGTCACCGACAATCGCGCCGGAGATCCATTCGTGGCCAAATAAGCTGAGGCCGCATTCTACGGCGATCGTTTTACCGCCTCCGTGCGGGCCGTAGGTGTTGAGGATGGGGAAGCGTCCTTCAATTTCGATAATGGTTTGGAAGTGGGCGGCAGCGGCACAGTAGCCCAATACGAAGAAAGCGGGCAGAAAGTTGGAACCGAAGAATTGGCGCATGGCGGCCACCAGTTGCGGTAGGGCTTCTGGATTGGGTGGGGCGATTTTGGGCGATTTAATCTCATCTAAACCTTTTTCGCAAGCTCCCAAGTTTGGATTCCAGCAAACGCCTGTTTCCTCTTCTGTGGTGGGGGTGCCATCCGGTTTAAATTGGCCATCTTTGAACACCCAGATGCCGTTGTCTTGCTTTCCTACGCGGTTGGCTAGCTGGTAGGTAATGCCTTCCCGGTAACGGTAAGCCAATCGGCGTTCGCGCAGTAAAGCTTTGAGTTGGTCGGTTTTGAGGTTACAGGATACATCGACTCCCATTCCCTTTTCGATCGCTAGCTCGAAGTCAACGGCTCGCTTGCAATCGGAACTGGAAATGACTACGCGCTTCTGCCAGCCATCGGTGCTTCTTTTAACTTGAAGGATGTAACCTCCCGGTTCGCCTGCTAATTCCCGTTCGATGGTAAAGTCGAAGTCGCATAAAGGAAGGAATTTGCGGATTTTTTCGGTGATTTGCTGGCCTTTGGCGTCGAGTGCGGGTGTGGTTTCTCCGGTTACGGCTAGAAATTGCATTTTAGAAATGGTTTCAGTTTTCCACAAGCCAATTTCACCGTTGTGAGATTCGGGAGCAAACCACTGGTTGGGTGGTTCGAGGTGGACGTTTTTTTCTTGTTTTTGTCGAGCGCTACTGTTTGGGTCGTGCTGTTGCCATCGGGCAGCAAGTTCTTCTTTAATGTGGGATGGACACGCAGCTTCGTAGGTGGCCGGGTCTAGGCGGCGAATTTTTTTCCAGCAACTAACATCTCCGCCTTTGCGGTAAGCGGCGGGGGTGCAGGTGGCTTTGTTAACTGTTTTGATGATGCGTTCGATGCGGTCTGCATCGAGGCCGAGTGCTGTCCCGGCTTCGCGGGCTAGGGATTCGGCATTACCGCTATAGTCGATCGAGTAATCGCGGCAGTAGTTTTCCCAACCGTACCAGTCAGCGAGAGCGGTGGCTAGAGATTGGGAGCGATCTCCACAAGGGTCTTCTCCTTTTAAGACAGAGCGAGTGAAGTCGCTGCACAGCATATTCAAAGGAATGCTGCCGGGAATGGCAGATGGGGTTGGATTTGGTCGTTCGGGCGATCGTGCTTGCTTTTTAGAGGTGCTACAGGGGTGGATGCCGATCGCTTTGAGGGATTCTACCTCGACCGGGAGGGCGCGAACGATGGCGCGGTATGGGTTGCCGGATGGCCCGATGGTGGGGGCAAGTACGGTAAAGCGTCCGGCACCCAATGCTTCGCCGACGTGCTTTCCATCGGGTGAGAGGGCGAAGTTGGTAAAGTTTGGAGTTTGCAGAACTCGCACGCCAATTCGCCACCCATTGCTTTGGGTGCGTTCGAGCCAAGTTTGCTGAAGTTGGGGATAAGTTTCTAAAAGGAGGGCGATCGCGGTAGAGTAAGCTTCGTCGGAATCGAAGTGTTTGGTATCGAAATCGAGCCAGATGGTATCGTTCCAGCCCCCCAGCGTTCCGATGCCGTTGGTTGGATTGGCAAACCACTGTTTTAATTCGCGCTCGTTGGGAAGGCGTTTTTGATATTGGCTGTGATTGATGAGATGCGGTTTGCCTTCTCGGTCGAGGTAACTGGGATTTTTACCAGTATAGAGCGGTATCGGTTGCAGGTTGTCGTCGAGGGGGCAGTATTCCCAAGTTTCGTTTTTGGTAGATGCTTTGACTACTTTATGGTATAATCTTGCATCTTGAACAGGTGCGACTGGCAAAGCTGGATAATTATGGTGGCGTAGCCAATCGATTACCTCGAGTAGGTCGGGGTTGGGGCTAATTGCTTGGCAGCGATCGAAGTTTCCATCCATCAGCCAATTACCTCCCATTTAACTTGGTGGGAGTGGGTAGACTGGCCGATCCAAATCCTCCGCGCGGGTCGGACTGGGGTAGCGATATCGCCTTTATGAAGCCAAAAGGCTGTAATGCTTTTCCAGCGGTAAACGGATGCGTTTCCCTGCATATTGGCTCTTTATTGTTGATGTTGAGCTAGAGCCAAGGAAGGAGCCTGCCGAGAAATCTTTTCCTCAATTACACGAATCGAACGGCGAAAGTAAAAATAAAGATTTTCGTACCGATTCGTGCTATCTTAAAAATAGATGTGTTTCTCCGGGCCAGGCTCTTAGCATTTGATACTTTTTCCTGGCTCCTAGCATTTTATTAAACCCAGAATACATTATTTGGTGCTACCGTGCGATCGGTAAAATTATTCTTAGGGTATGTTTTGGAGAATTTTATACCCTAAGAAGACCCACAACTTCTTAGGGTATAAAATTCGCTTTCTTATACCCTAAGAGGCTACTTAGGGTATAATTTGCCCCAAAACATACCCTAAGAGGCTATGACTGCCGACCGGTTGGAAGCTATAATCGATACTCTTCTAGCACTAGATCGGAGCGATCTAGCGGAACTGCACGCAATTATTGGTGGCTTGTTAGAAGCGACAGACAAAGAAGCTTTGAGAGTAGCTGGGGAGAAGCGGGGAACTATAGAGTGGAAAAAAATCCCAGATAAAAAGCGAGGAAAAGAATACGGGCCTTACCCTTATTTGAGATATTGGAAAGACGGCAAACTAAAATCGAAGTATTTGAAAAATTACCGGATGCCGCAGGATTAAAGGTTTTTCTTGGGCTGCCGCTTCTTGCTGGGCTTCTTTTTGGGTTTAAATACCTGTGCGATAAACTTGGCGTCCTTCAAGACGAGGCGATCGGCTTGGCGATGGACGCGCAACTCCCAAAACTGACCGTAGGCGTCTTTAGGCATGATGCCAACCAAGGTTAAGAGGAAAAGTTGGTCATCTTTGGTATGTTCGGTGATATCGGATGGTTTAACATTGCGGTAGACTCTGACGACAAACTTACCCGCCTTGTTGTCGATATAGGTAACTAAGCCCCGGACGGTAAAATAATCGATATTTTGATGAACGACTTCTAGTTCCTCTGGGGCTGGTGGTTGCCGGATAGCTCTGAGAGCAAACTGAAGGTGGGGAGGCTGTAGCTTGGTGCGAGGGTAAACGATCCAAATATGAGGCTGCTGCAATAGTTCCTCGTGCTTTTCCAGCGCCTTGGTGGCCGCGCCTAATAAGTTAGCCGGAGCAATCAGGCCATCTTCGGTAAGCAAGATGCCTTGGCTGAAAGAACCCTGACTGGGTAAATATTGCCCTCGTACTAGACCAACAGCTTGGTAGTACAGTTCTGTATCTGGTTGGATGGGGGTCGTACAGTTAGCCATTGATGTTTCCCCGCTAGGTTTTGCAGCACGAGCAACCCCGAACGAGTCTGCTGGTTGGGTTCTGAGTAAGGTCTTACTTTCATTAAACGTTATGACGACGAAATTAGCACGGGATGTTGCATTTAGCTGAAGCCGCACCAGCCCTAAAGGAACGGGGGGTCAAAATGCAATAACACCTCTACTTGGTTCTCCCAAATTGGTACAACTTCTTCATAGCTGACCCGTCCTTGCTTTTCCGAGATCGCACCTTTTGATATCGGGTAAAACGGACAGTTATTGAGAAATTGCCTCATTTGTTGAGAAAACCCTTTGAAAATAAGCGTTTCAGCCAATTTTATATATACATTTGCTAGCATTGATCTATACAATATAGATTAAATCTATACCTACGCCGCTCAAACCCTCTCAGTTGAGAGTTGTCCGAAGAGGCTCAATCTATACACCCATAACTACCAGGCTGCCTGATTGCAAGTGATCTCAATCAATTACTCTGCCTGTTTAAATCTCTCCTACTGCTTCTATTTAATCACTTATTTTGGGGATTTGCATCAAATAAAAAGCAGAAAATTATCACCATTTATGCCGATTTTTATCACCAAATTATTCAAGCAATTGCGGCATTATTAAAAATGTAAGGGCTAGAAAAAACGAGAACAAAAAGAACAGGGTAAACAAATCATGCAACTAATTTATCGCGGTCATACCTACAATTATACTCCCGCCGCTCCCCTTCTTTATGTAAAACCTCGCGCCTTAAACTGGCGCTATCAAGTCGCAGGCGAAACTTATGAAGCCACGACAGAAACTACCGAATATGTAAAACCTCGCGCTTTAAACTGGCGCTATCAAATGTCTTATGCCATGTAGTTAAGGCTTCTGACTCATGGAAGGAGCTTGCCTCACTCATTATAAAAATCTCCTCCCCCTGATTACTACCCTCTACTGAGGGTTTTTTTATTGCCAATTGTCAAGCATTTTTATCGCGTGCGTGTTCGACAAAGGTTTTGAGGTCTACCTTTAGATATGCCGCTTATTCATGTGTAAATTATTTCCACGGTTCGAACTGGGTTCCATCTCTAGGACGACAGCATAACTTCTCAGCAATTGATATTCTAATAAAAGATAAAAGTAAGCGTTCAGCCGTCAGGTATCAGCTATCAGCTTCGATCGGGAATTGACTGTCTCTTCTTAGAGGCAATATAAAGAGCGATTAGCGCTAAAAGTCGAATTAGCTGATGGCTGACTGCTGATAGCTGAACGCTTACAGATAAAAGCTGCGCTGGATGAGTATTTTAACCAATCAGCGCGAATAAATAACTGCTACGGCAATAGTTTCCGTCAAAGGAATGAAAGACAGTAAAAGCCGAGCATTTCATAATAAATCGATATATAACTTCACAGCCTTGGGGTGCTATCCCAAGGCTATGAAGCATACGTACCATCAAAGCACGTACTGCACCACATCCTGGTTTGGGTAGCGCACTTTAGGCATAGCAGCATACTTATCATCTGCCGCACGATAGCCAGCAGGACAAAGCACCACTGCTGAATATCCTTGTTCGGGAAGCCCCAACACTTCATCGTACAAAGCAGGATTAAATCCTTCCATCGGACAAGTGTCTATTCCCAGCATGGCAGCAGCCGTCATAAACTGTCCCAAAGCGATGTAAACTTGTCGGGCAGCCCACTCATTGAGATTAATCGACGGGTTACTCAGAAAGCCCTTAATCATGTTGGCAAGTCCCTGTAAAGTATCCACTCCCACCTGACGCACAACAGACATATGTTGCACGTAGCGGTCTACGTCCGCCGCAGAAACCTCTTTTTGGATTGCCAACACTACCAGATGGGACGCATCTACCACCTGTGTTTGTCCCCAAGAATGTTGTACCAACTGCTGACGGATTTCTGGATTGCTCACCACGATAAACTTCCACGGCTGCAACCCAAATGACGAAGGAGCGAGTACTAAGCTATCTTCCAGGGTCTTCCAAATTTCTGGAGGAATCTTTTTTGTGGGGTCGAACTTTTTGGTAGCATATCGCCAATTTAACTATTGGAGTACCTGTGAGGGGGTTCCTACTGCACTGCTCATATGTATCGTTTTGTAAAATTATTCTGATTATAGTTGGCATTGCGTATATTTAAAGATTCATAACCCTCTCCCGGTATGGATTTGATGGTATTTGGCTTCAAAAAGTTAAAGATAGAAGGTGGGGGTTACCGCAATCGTAGCGCCGAATTTATACAAATTCCCAACCCTCTCCCAGTATGGGTTTGAAGCATTACAGCTTCTAAAAATACAAATAGACTTAGAATTTTATCGTTCCGCAGTTGTAAAAATCCACGCAAGAGCACCCAGTTTGGGGTTGATGCCGTTTTTCCAAACTATCTTAAAAGATAAAACTGGGCAAGGAGCTATGTGAGGAGTAACCCTCTAGCTGGCTATCAAATGAGCGCCGGGACACAGAGCTGACTAGATAGGGAAAGGGAAATTCGGAAGCTTTCCTGCTGTCCCGTAGACGGTTGGTAGCCGACTGGGGACTACCAGCAGTAGAGCTTGGGTTTAAAGTGAAATTTTGATGAGTAGTGAAGAGAGTAGTTAAGAGGTGGTTTTTCCGAACATTTTTCTTCAACACGAATCAAACTTGACCCCCGCAAGAATTCTTGCGTTCAAAATTATTTCATTCAAAAAATCAACTTAATGCAAGAATTGATAATTTTGAATGCAAGAACTGGAAAGTTCGGAATATGGGGGTTTGGGGGATACCCCCAACAAGCTGTGGTGGCGACTGATTATTTTATCAACGCAGAAATACGGATACCGCCACTGCTTGCTACCCAGAAGACAAAGATGGGTGTGGGGGAAAAGCTGGGGAAAACTACCAGGGAATAAAATAAGCAATCCTGCTTACTTTCCCCTTATTCTCCCCCGAAAATCCCCTGCTGTTATTTTGAGCAAAAATACTTAAATGAATCTCTAAGCTTGAGCATGAAAACTCTCTAGGTTTGTGCTTCGTTCAACCAAAATAGAAGCCTTGGGGTAGCACGCACTCCAAGGCTATTCTGTATGCTCGCGCAACAGTCAGTAGATGCAGTCCCACTCTTGAAAACTCAAGGGATTCAAAACTTCCCGTCAGAAGTCAAGTAGATTTAATGGGAAAGATGCGTCAATCCTTACTCCCTTCCCAACCAACTAATCAATCAATTTCATCATCGTGATTTTCCCACTTCTGATGCAAAATATTCGGCGCAATCTCCGAACCATCTAAACCATTCCCATTTGCCCCAGAATTTGATGAAAACCCATCAACATGAGACTGGACTTTAACAGGACGCTTTAGCCCCAAACGATGCCGAATATGCTCCGCGTGTTGCTCCAAAGCATACACCGCATCCTCCCCAATACGCCTCAACTCCACCTCCGTTATCTCCCCCCGTTCGTACCGTTCCAAATAAGCCAAAGCCAACCAACGTTCCCGCAGCGCTTGCAACACCATCTCTTTTGGCAAATAGACAGCATGGTTTTTAATAAACGAAAACAGAATCCCATCAGGAGTGTGAGGTAAAGGCTGATAGCGCAAATTGAAAGTAAATTCTGTCTGCTTTGACGACTTCTCTGCTGTCATTACTCATCCCCCTTCTTTGCCAAACCATCAATCGCCTTTTTATCCCCAACAACAGATTTCTTAACATCAAATTCTTCTGTTGACTCAGTTGCTTCCTGCTTCTTAGATTGACTCTTCGGTTTCCCTAAAGACACCTTACTTTTGAAATTCAGAAACACCCCCAACACATCAGCTATCCGATTGCCAAAACCACCAGTATCGATTTCATCGGGAATTGCCACATCTGCATTCCAAGACAACTCAAGATGCCCGTAATGCTTCCCTAAATCCGTAGCCAAATAATCAGCAGTCCCTCCACAAAACACAATCTCTTCCACATCAGAAGGCAACTTACTATCAATCCAATTC
This is a stretch of genomic DNA from Aerosakkonema funiforme FACHB-1375. It encodes these proteins:
- a CDS encoding DUF6444 domain-containing protein — its product is MEKKPASIIEQIPPDDWDKTPASVKKMVELMAQRIEILEKQAIELVEAQQQLVEKVNKTSKNSSSPPSSDPPGFSHKSKKKTGKKRGGQPGHEGQSRDLYPIEKCTTVIEHHPVRCSSCGVKVNLLLLYFQKLNEECK
- a CDS encoding tyrosine-type recombinase/integrase, with the translated sequence MVEAFERFLALDVANGDAAEDTVYTYQRRLIQYIDWCDEQSINPALATQEDVKLFRRYLVQSKHQKSATVALTLSVVRRFYEAALSKGLVKENPAAQIKPPKEKLDPAERVTYLQEEELKQLLAVIPHDGSRKSLRDRALLGIMALQGPRTVELHRANFGDLVRSGSNWGLRVEGKGSIRTIPLRPDLSKVLWQYLQARESAGEKLIKDSPLFVTASHRFEGQRLSRRGIRWIVDEYLVAAKLKTTENATEGRRLSAHSLRHTAGTLGLRKGADLRQVQDLLGHKDPKTTALYAHVNDRHAFNPALGIDVEV
- a CDS encoding bifunctional DNA primase/polymerase: MGGNWLMDGNFDRCQAISPNPDLLEVIDWLRHHNYPALPVAPVQDARLYHKVVKASTKNETWEYCPLDDNLQPIPLYTGKNPSYLDREGKPHLINHSQYQKRLPNERELKQWFANPTNGIGTLGGWNDTIWLDFDTKHFDSDEAYSTAIALLLETYPQLQQTWLERTQSNGWRIGVRVLQTPNFTNFALSPDGKHVGEALGAGRFTVLAPTIGPSGNPYRAIVRALPVEVESLKAIGIHPCSTSKKQARSPERPNPTPSAIPGSIPLNMLCSDFTRSVLKGEDPCGDRSQSLATALADWYGWENYCRDYSIDYSGNAESLAREAGTALGLDADRIERIIKTVNKATCTPAAYRKGGDVSCWKKIRRLDPATYEAACPSHIKEELAARWQQHDPNSSARQKQEKNVHLEPPNQWFAPESHNGEIGLWKTETISKMQFLAVTGETTPALDAKGQQITEKIRKFLPLCDFDFTIERELAGEPGGYILQVKRSTDGWQKRVVISSSDCKRAVDFELAIEKGMGVDVSCNLKTDQLKALLRERRLAYRYREGITYQLANRVGKQDNGIWVFKDGQFKPDGTPTTEEETGVCWNPNLGACEKGLDEIKSPKIAPPNPEALPQLVAAMRQFFGSNFLPAFFVLGYCAAAAHFQTIIEIEGRFPILNTYGPHGGGKTIAVECGLSLFGHEWISGAIVGDISPSALWEQGKLCGSLPICLDDPPDKIYDELEQWIRNWYNATARKRRWNVQQPHCALIVNSNKACGEKLPATLSRLIRLWIPVAKDAVPHAWNQLKKAQRQASGAFTSIIKLGYPQQEVNELTAELIQHLPLAHDRVAPSLALIGVYTMKLAALAGINPDEVKQYLINVLCPNANDEESSQDALTHFLGVMMTAQAENLLGGWNLRRCDDQFGCCRTIAIEVGVFDLLKENFDLPYSKKVIKTLIEQAGGKTRSTQWLDESKDLSQTYARALLFGRSPSQSNPQNKPPLPAPPPKKKRRCWEIPAILAAEYIQLDDPQEPAPPEGEPIDRTDGTNGTTQNQLEPNSGSSMEAYQINSSASQTSTEPSDLENNHPKTAGAINSAPGVASQIPSSDSQKNEGNFSSEMVPAEIPTTPGFDLEPKNGSKDSSLNENLMPYLKAMASVGTPEELASFLECMANLTSQEQEAVWLAAPVEVINQLEQLGFDISPG